The sequence below is a genomic window from Deinococcus terrestris.
CGCCCAGCACGTCGAGAAGGTCAGCGGTGGATTTGAGGGCCGACACCAGCGCCTTGCGGGTGACTTCAGCCACGGGCCTGCCTCCCCTGGAAGGTGACGACGCGCCCTCCTGCTTCCGTAATCTGCGCCAACGCATCCCCGAAGCGGAACCCCACCTCACCCGGCGCGTGGGCGTCCGACCCCAGTACAAAGGGGATGCCCCGCGCGGTGGCCTCCCGCGTCAATTCGGGCGAGGGATACGCCTCCGCGACCGGCTTGCGCCACCCCGCCGTATTGAAATCCAGCGCCAGCCCCAGCCCCGCCACCACGTCCAGCACGCGCAGCAGTGCCGAGTCGTCGGGGGCGCGGTGTCCGAACTTCTTGGGCAGGTCGAGGTGCCCGATGGCGTCGAACAGGCCCGTCCGCGCCGCTCCCTCCACCAGCGCGGCATAGTGTCGGTAAAGCTGCCCCAGGTCGCGGTCGTCATACTCGGCCAGGAACTCGGGATTGTCGAAGCCCCACGCGCCCAGGTAATGCACGCTCCCGATCACGTAGTCCCAGTCGTGCGCGGCGAGCACCCGCTCCACGAAGCGCTCGGTGCCGGGGTGGAAGTCGGCCTCCAGGCCCAGCCGCACGTCCAATCGCCCGGCAAACTCGGCCTGCACCTCCCGCACGGTGTCCACGTACTCCGAGAGTTGATCCAGCCGCATCCGCCACGGCGCGTCGTACCACGCGGGCATGGGCA
It includes:
- a CDS encoding histidinol-phosphatase HisJ family protein, with the protein product MSLPSGLYDSHMHTPLCGHATGHPREYAQAALDAGLAGLCFTDHMPMPAWYDAPWRMRLDQLSEYVDTVREVQAEFAGRLDVRLGLEADFHPGTERFVERVLAAHDWDYVIGSVHYLGAWGFDNPEFLAEYDDRDLGQLYRHYAALVEGAARTGLFDAIGHLDLPKKFGHRAPDDSALLRVLDVVAGLGLALDFNTAGWRKPVAEAYPSPELTREATARGIPFVLGSDAHAPGEVGFRFGDALAQITEAGGRVVTFQGRQARG